The Camelus ferus isolate YT-003-E chromosome 32, BCGSAC_Cfer_1.0, whole genome shotgun sequence genome window below encodes:
- the TPST2 gene encoding protein-tyrosine sulfotransferase 2, with protein sequence MRLSVRRALLAAGFALALVLAVQLGQQVLECRAVLGGPLGPRRTMQPEQEDLVMVGMDHVEYRYSKAMPLIFVGGVPRSGTTLMRAMLDAHPEVRCGEETRIIPRVLAMRQAWSKSGREKLRLDEAGVTDEVLDAAMQAFILEVIAKHGEPARVLCNKDPFTLKSSVYLSRLFPNSKFLLMVRDGRASVHSMITRKVTIAGFDLSSYRDCLTKWNKAIEVMYAQCMEVGKDKCLPVYYEQLVLHPRRSLKLILDFLGIAWSDAVLHHEDLIGKPGGVSLSKIERSTDQVIKPVNLEALSKWTGHIPRDVMRDMAQIAPMLARLGYDPYANPPNYGNPDPIVVNNTHRVLKGDYKTPANLKGYFQVNQNSTSSHLGNS encoded by the exons ATGCGCCTGTCGGTGCGGAGGGCGCTGCTGGCAGCTGGCTTCGCCCTGGCCCTGGTGCTGGCGGTCCAGCTGGGGCAGCAGGTGCTGGAGTGCCGGGCGGTGCTGGGGGGCCCGCTGGGCCCCCGACGGACCATGCAGCCGGAGCAGGAGGACCTGGTGATGGTGGGCATGGACCACGTGGAGTACCGCTACAGCAAGGCCATGCCGCTTATCTTCGTGGGGGGCGTGCCCCGGAGCGGCACCACGCTGATGCGCGCCATGCTGGACGCCCACCCCGAGGTGCGCTGCGGCGAGGAGACCCGCATCATTCCCCGCGTGCTGGCCATGCGCCAGGCCTGGTCCAAGTCCGGCCGGGAGAAGCTGCGGCTGGACGAGGCGGGCGTGACGGACGAGGTGCTGGACGCCGCCATGCAGGCCTTCATCCTGGAGGTGATCGCCAAGCACGGTGAGCCGGCCCGCGTCCTCTGCAACAAGGACCCCTTCACGCTCAAGTCGTCCGTCTACTTGTCGCGCCTGTTCCCCAACTCCAAGTTCCTGCTGATGGTGCGGGACGGCCGGGCCTCCGTGCACTCCATGATCACCCGCAAGGTCACCATCGCCGGCTTCGACCTCAGCAGCTACCGCGACTGCCTCACCAAGTGGAACAAGGCCATCGAGGTGATGTACGCCCAGTGCATGGAGGTGGGCAAGGACAAGTGCCTGCCCGTGTACTACGAGCAGCTGGTGCTGCACCCCCGGCGCTCCCTCAAGCTCATCCTCGACTTCCTCGGCATCGCCTGGAGCGATGCCGTCCTGCACCACGAGGACCTCATCGGCAAGCCCGGGGGCGTCTCCCTGTCCAA gaTTGAGCGATCCACAGACCAGGTCATCAAACCCGTGAACCTGGAAGCTCTCTCCAAGTGGACCGGCCACATCCCCAGGGATGTGATGAGGGACATGGCCCAGATCGCCCCCATGCTGGCTCGGCTCGGCTACGACCCCTATGCAAACCCACCCAACTACGGCAATCCTGACCCCATTGTCGTCAACAACACACACCGG GTCTTGAAAGGGGACTATAAAACACCAGCCAATCTGAAGGGATATTTTCAG GTGAACCAGAACAGTACCTCCTCCCACTTAGGAAACTCATGA